The genomic interval ACCAAACTTTGATTAACCACAAATGTGTCTGCGGAGCACTGAACCGCCACTTTTGCCAAACCCGTGTTATGCCTTCGTTGTTTTTTCACTCGTCTGTCAGTGCGTTAGGGAAGGCACACTCTTTGGCAAGTTTTTGGTCAAGCGTTGGGATTGTGCGACTTGCCAATGTGTGTGACTTTGAAGCGTTGGCTTTTGTCTTGCTAAATATGTTGTTGTTTTCAATTAGGTCAGTAATTACCGCCTCAATTACTGGAACTGAAACAGCATTGCCCATTTGTTTATAAACTGCGTTGTCGTTG from Bacteroidota bacterium carries:
- a CDS encoding DNA cytosine methyltransferase: NDNAVYKQMGNAVSVPVIEAVITDLIENNNIFSKTKANASKSHTLASRTIPTLDQKLAKECAFPNALTDE